The Carassius carassius chromosome 16, fCarCar2.1, whole genome shotgun sequence genome window below encodes:
- the LOC132159601 gene encoding TBC1 domain family member 20-like, with product MNRRKSRSLGASSPLNGLGTQDAESRRKRKTTEIWQVLKTRPVDVAALRRMAISEGGLLNDEIRRQVWPRLLNVSVDDIPEQLEPVDRDNNKDFTQVLLDVQRSLRRFPPGMPAEQREGLQEELTDIILRVLVKNPQLHYYQGYHDIVVTFLLVLGERLATALVEKLSTHHLRDFMDPTMDNTKHILNYLMPIIERVNPEVYDFMQQAEVGTIFALSWLITWFGHVLSDFRHVVRLYDFFLACHPLMPIYFAAVIVLHREEEVLDCECDMAMMHHLLSRIPQDLPYETLISRAGDLFVQFPPSELARERNQLTAVSTFKDFELASTQQRPDTVLRQRRKEIQQQQKRALEAQRGTVAVVQPTARRFMRLAVMGLTVALGAAALAVVNSALEWAPKLDLLFP from the exons ATGAACCGGAGGAAGTCTCGGAGTCTCGGAGCTTCTTCTCCGCTCAACGGACTCGGAACACAAG ATGCAGAGTCCAGACGGAAGAGGAAGACGACGGAGATCTGGCAGGTGCTGAAGACGAGGCCCGTGGACGTGGCCGCTCTGAGACGCATGGCCATCAGTGAAGGAGGTCTGCTGAACGACGAGATCCGCCGACAGGTGTGGCCCAGACTGCTCAACGTGTCTGTAGACGACATACCTGAGCAGctcg AGCCGGTGGATCGAGACAATAACAAGGACTTCACCCAGGTGCTTCTGGATGTTCAGAGATCCCTGCGACGCTTCCCTCCAG GGATGCCAGCCGAGCAGCGCGAAGGCCTTCAGGAGGAGCTGACCGATATTATCCTGCGGGTGCTGGTGAAAAACCCACAGCTGCACTATTATCAGGGATACCATGACATCGTGGTGACCTTCCTGCTGGTGCTGGGGGAACGACTCGCCACTGCCCTGGTGGAAAAACTCTCCACCCACCACCTCAG GGACTTTATGGACCCCACTATGGACAACACCAAACACATCCTGAACTACCTGATGCCCATAATCGAGAGAGTCAACCCTGAAGTGTACGACTTCATGCAGCA AGCCGAGGTGGGCACTATTTTCGCGCTCAGCTGGCTCATCACCTGGTTCGGACACGTGCTGTCAGATTTCCGTCATGTGGTTCGGTTGTATGACTTCTTCCTGGCCTGCCATCCGCTCATGCCCATCTACTTTGCTGCTGTG ATCGTGCTGCATCGAGAGGAGGAGGTGTTGGACTGTGAGTGTGACATGGCCATGATGCACCATCTCCTGTCCCGCATCCCACAGGACCTCCCGTACGAGACGCTGATCAGCCGCGCCGGAGATCTGTTCGTCCAGTTCCCTCCGTCTGAGCTGGCCAGAGAGCGCAATCAGCT GACGGCCGTCTCCACCTTCAAAGACTTCGAGCTGGCATCGACACAGCAGCGTCCCGACACAGTGCTCCGCCAGAGACGGAAAGAgattcagcagcagcagaagcGTGCACTGGAGGCGCAGCGAGGGACCGTAGCAGTCGTCCAGCCCACGGCGCGCCGCTTCATGCGTCTGGCGGTCATGGGGTTGACTGTGGCGCTGGGGGCCGCCGCTTTAGCCGTGGTAAACTCTGCCCTGGAATGGGCTCCGAAACTAGACTTGCTCTTCCCGTGA
- the LOC132159090 gene encoding retinol dehydrogenase 7-like yields MYEFLSNNCTCTYVLGAFVLLWVLVWFYRDNLEITKVSEKHVFVTGCDSGFGYLLCKCLDKRGFRVLAGCFTEKGADDLKSATGPYLKTCILDVTSTASIQKALEWTIKEVGDKGLWGLVNNAGRSLPMGPSEWMKIEDFQSTLKVNMTGMIEMTMDFLPLVKKARGRVVNVASVLGRVAANGGGYCISKFAVESFSDCLRRDIQNFGVNVCIIEPGFFKTQVTSLEPIEKELHRLWNQLTPEVKESYGDKYLDKYIKIQRLIMNTICDSDLSKVTNCMEHALLAVHPRTRYSAGWDAKLLWIPLSYMPACVVDIALKLVLPKPAKSV; encoded by the exons ATGTACGAGTTCTTGAG TAACAATTGCACATGTACATATGTCTTGGGTGCGTTTGTGCTGCTATGGGTTCTGGTGTGGTTCTACCGGGACAACTTGGAGATCACCAAGGTGTCGGAGAAACACGTTTTTGTGACCGGTTGCGACTCTGGGTTCGGATACCTACTGTGCAAGTGCCTGGACAAACGTGGTTTCCGCGTCCTAGCTGGGTGTTTCACAGAAAAGGGAGCAGATGATCTGAAGAGCGCGACAGGACCTTACCTGAAGACCTGCATCTTGGACGTGACCAGCACGGCCAGCATTCAGAAGGCTTTGGAATGGACCATAAAAGAAGTTGGAGATAAAG GACTTTGGGGTCTCGTGAACAACGCAGGACGCTCCCTTCCCATGGGTCCATCAGAGTGGATGAAAATCGAAGACTTCCAAAGCAcgcttaaagtcaacatgactGGCATGATCGAGATGACCATGGACTTCTTGCCTCTTGTCAAAAAGGCCCGTGGACGAGTGGTGAATGTGGCGTCAGTGTTGGGAAGAGTGGCAGCTAACGGCGGAGGATACTGCATATCAAAGTTCGCAGTGGAGAGCTTCTCTGATTGTCTCAG GAGGGATATCCAAAATTTTGGGGTCAATGTGTGCATCATTGAACCTGGTTTCTTCAAGACTCAGGTGACTAGCTTAGAGCCCATCGAGAAGGAACTTCATCGCCTCTGGAACCAACTGACCCCTGAAGTGAAGGAGAGCTATGGAGACAAATACTTGGATAAAT ACATCAAGATCCAGAGGCTGATCATGAACACCATATGCGACTCTGACCTCAGTAAAGTGACCAACTGCATGGAACATGCCCTGCTGGCCGTCCACCCAAGAACACGCTACAGCGCAGGCTGGGACGCCAAGCTCTTGTGGATTCCCTTGTCTTACATGCCTGCTTGTGTTGTAGATATCGCGCTGAAGCTGGTGTTGCCAAAGCCTGCAAAAAGTGTCTAG
- the LOC132159604 gene encoding ribonuclease P protein subunit p14-like produces the protein MEDPSKFERYVYKNASVYHYMKISLVLENGNKYITDAQFKQLIICGLKDLYGEVGASFPFDLLKYDQNKLTGILRVYNSGLVKLWSALTLLGSYQNEACAFRVLQVSPFILALSGNSRELQFGDQFTL, from the exons ATGGAGGACCCTTCAAAATTTGAGCGATATGTGtacaaaaatgcatcagtttaCCATTATATGAAGATATCTCT ggTTTTGGAAAATGGAAACAAATATATTACTGATGCACAGTTCAAACAATTGATCATCTGTGGACTTAAAGACCTGTACGGAGAG GTTGGAGCTTCTTTTCCATTTGATTTGCTTAAGTATGATCAGAACAAACTGACCGGGATACTGAGAGTGTACAACAG CGGGCTGGTGAAATTGTGGAGTGCATTAACGTTACTGGGATCATATCAGAATGAGGCTTGTGCATTCAGAGTCCTGCAG GTGTCGCCGTTTATACTAGCATTGTCTGGGAATAGCCGTGAGCTGCAGTTTGGAGACCAATTCACACTGTGA
- the LOC132159599 gene encoding glutaminase kidney isoform, mitochondrial-like isoform X2 has product MDKVGDTKVPFCLQSCVKPLEYAIAVHEHGTERIHHYVGKEPSGFKFNKLSLDEENKPHNPMVNAGAIVISSLIEPGVNKAEKFDYVMEFVKKMTGREYVGFSNATFQSEKETGDRNYAIGYYLKEKKCFPVGGDMIDALDFYFQLCAIEVTCESGSVMAATLANGGICPITGERVLSTEAVRNTLSLMHSCGMYDYSGQFAFHVGLPAKSGVSGAVLLVVPNVMGVMCWSPPVDKFGNSVRGIRFCQELVSMFNFHNYDNLRHFLKKQDPRRQSGDDRNKSVVNLMFAAHSGDVSALRRFALSSMDMELKDYDSRTPLHIAAAEGHMDVVLFLSQSCKVNPFVKDRWGNIPRDDAMQFGHEDVVKVLEEYEQTYSLQTSQTDTENHSHQSKCSSLEG; this is encoded by the exons ATGGACAAAG TGGGAGACACAAAGGTGCCGTTCTGTTTGCAGTCATGCGTGAAGCCGCTTGAATACGCCATCGCTGTACACGAGCACGGCACGGAGCGCATTCACCACTATGTAGGGAAGGAGCCCAGCGGATTCAAATTCAACAAACTCTCCCTAGATGAAGAAA ATAAACCTCATAATCCCATGGTCAATGCTGGAGCAATTGTCATCAGTTCACTTATTGAg CCAGGTGTCAACAAGGCCGAGAAGTTTGACTAT GTGATGGAGTTTGTGAAGAAAATGACAGGCAGGGAGTATGTGGGCTTCAGCAACGCAAC GTTCCAGTCCGAGAAGGAGACAGGAGACAGAAACTACGCAATAGGATACTACCTAAAAGAGAAGAAA TGTTTTCCTGTAGGGGGGGATATGATAGACGCATTGGACTTTTATTTCCAG TTGTGCGCCATAGAGGTCACGTGCGAGTCTGGCAGTGTAATGGCCGCCACACTGGCTAACGGAGGCATCTGTCCAATCACAGGAGAGAGAGTTTTGAGCACCGAAGCCGTACGAAACACGCTGAGTCTCATGCACTCCTGCGGGATGTACGACTATTCGGGACAGTTTGCTTTCCAT GTTGGATTACCTGCTAAGTCTGGTGTGTCTGGCGCTGTTCTTCTGGTGGTGCCGAACGTGATGGGTGTCATGTGTTGGTCGCCCCCTGTGGACAAATTTGGGAACAGCGTCCGTGGAATTCGCTTCTGTCAG GAACTGGTGTCTATGTTCAACTTCCACAATTATGATAATCTGAGGCACTTTCTGAAGAAGCAGGACCCTCGCAGACAGTCTGGCGATGACAGG AATAAATCAGTGGTGAATCTGATGTTTGCAGCCCACAGTGGAGATGTCTCAGCTCTGAGAAG GTTTGCCCTTTCATCTATGGATATGGAGCTGAAGGACTATGACTCTCGTACACCTCTTCACATAGCTGCCGCAGAGG GTCACATGGACGTTGTGCTATTTCTGTCACAGTCCTGCAAAGTAAACCCTTTTGTGAAAGACCG GTGGGGAAATATTCCTCGGGATGATGCCATGCAGTTCGGTCATGAGGATGTGGTGAAGGTCTTGGAGGAATATGAGCAAACctacagtctgcaaacatctcaGACTGACACAGAAAACCATAGTCATCAATCCAAATGTTCATCTCTGGAGGGATGA
- the LOC132159600 gene encoding ranBP-type and C3HC4-type zinc finger-containing protein 1-like, which yields MAALDASRNIEEAEDAAQMLSDAINSRDKDEANKYLNRLLDLKLPVCVKLNPEAYAKDSIRLRVGVADAASEAHIPITVMVPVYMTISELKEKINRDYDFHPALQRWVIGKRLAQDRETLYHYGIRNHDDSAFLFILTAQAANLTREKERKEKDDKRIDDIIEIVDRPPHRPPELIARGANCPPLPPKPQPVGWSCPGCTFLNKPTRPGCEMCSTARPDNYKVPDIYQPDEAETRRLQQEELASLQYEQSVKDERERNFQELLETDSRSLVGNVEELDCAICFSTIMPGEGAVLRECLHSFCRECLKETVLNCTDAEVACPYRDNAYSCNCKLQDREIRSLLSQDEHQKFLDLRLNIAESRSENSYHCKTPDCAGWCIFEDDVNEFTCDICSKTNCLLCKAIHKGMNCKEYQDDLRIRAQNDDAARQTAEMLDQLLNNGEAMNCPKCQVIVQKKDGCDWICCLMCKTEICWVTKQARWGPQGAGDTSGGCRCRVNRVLCHPRCQNCH from the exons ATGGCTGCCTTAGATGCCTCTAGAAATATAGAAGAAG CGGAGGATGCAGCTCAAATGCTGAGTGACGCCATCAACTCTAGAGACAAAGATGAAGCGAACAAATACCTGAATCGACTTTTGGATCTGAAACTCCCAGTTTGCGTCAAATTAAATCCCGAAGCGTACGCTAAAGACAGCATCAG GTTGAGAGTAGGAGTGGCGGACGCCGCATCAGAAGCCCACATCCCAATAACAGTGATGGTACCAGTGTACATGACAATCTCAGAGCTGAAAGAAAAG ATCAATCGTGACTATGACTTCCACCCGGCCCTTCAGCGTTGGGTGATCGGGAAGCGTCTGGCCCAGGACAGGGAAACCTTGTATCATTACGGGATCAGAAACCACGATGATTCTGCCTTCCTCTTCATCCTTACTGCCCAGGCTGCCAATCTGACccgggaaaaagagagaaaagagaaagacGACAAACGGATTGATG ATATAATCGAGATCGTTGATCGTCCTCCTCATCGGCCACCAGAGCTCATCGCCAGAGGAGCCAATTGCCCTCCTCTACCTCCTAAACCtcag CCGGTTGGTTGGTCATGTCCTGGCTGCACGTTTCTAAACAAACCGACACGTCCAGGATGTGAGATGTGCAGCACAGCGAGACCGGATAACTATAAAGTTCCTGACATATACCAGCCGGACGAGGCAGAAACCAGGAGACTCCAGCAGGAGGAACTCGCCAGCCTGCAGTACGAGCAG TCTGTTAAGGATGAACGGGAGAGGAATTTCCAAGAACTCCTGGAAACGGATTCCCGCAGTCTGGTGGGGAACGTGGAAGAGCTGGATTGTGCCATCTGCTTTAGCACCATCATGCCAGGAGAGGGCGCCGTGCTGAGAGAGTGCCTGCACAGCTTCTGCAG GGAATGTCTGAAGGAAACGGTTCTGAACTGCACGGATGCAGAAGTGGCGTGTCCGTATAGAGACAATGCTTATTCCTGTAACTGCAAACTTCAAGATAGAGAAATCAGATCA CTTCTATCTCAGGACGAGCACCAGAAGTTTCTAGACCTGAGGCTGAACATCGCAGAGTCCCGCAGTGAGAACAGTTACCACTGTAAGACGCCCGACTGCGCCGGCTGGTGCATCTTCGAAGATGACGTGAACGAATTCACATGTGACATCTGCAGCAAGACCAACTGCCTCCTCTGCAAG GCTATTCACAAGGGAATGAACTGCAAGGAGTACCAGGACGACCTCCGTATTCGAGCGCAGAATGACGACGCAGCCCGACAGACCGCAGAGATGCTAGAT CAACTCCTGAACAACGGCGAGGCGATGAACTGTCCCAAATGTCAGGTGATCGTCCAGAAGAAGGACGGCTGTGACTGGATCTGCTGTCTTATGTGTAAGACCGAGATATGCTGGGTGACCAAACAAGCCCGATGGGGACCTCAG GGTGCTGGAGACACATCAGGTGGTTGCAGATGTCGAGTCAACAGAGTCCTCTGCCATCCACGCTGCCAGAACTGCCACTGA
- the LOC132159599 gene encoding glutaminase kidney isoform, mitochondrial-like isoform X1 produces MMISFRTLRLTNVGVVGLVAKDIAKSSSTCQNVTRRSFSLSSRVDARQEFIARASADLPTSKKHVNNKGLFSGVEDMLFYTITEGAEKVPVSHFIAAVKSTGLLTSDPRLRDCMEKIRKAVQESAGEVMMDRELFRKCVGGNIVLLSLAFRRKFIIPEFEAFVGVINDIYYTSKLQHDGQVAKYIPHLTKFSPNLWGVSLCTVDGQRHSVGDTKVPFCLQSCVKPLEYAIAVHEHGTERIHHYVGKEPSGFKFNKLSLDEENKPHNPMVNAGAIVISSLIEPGVNKAEKFDYVMEFVKKMTGREYVGFSNATFQSEKETGDRNYAIGYYLKEKKCFPVGGDMIDALDFYFQLCAIEVTCESGSVMAATLANGGICPITGERVLSTEAVRNTLSLMHSCGMYDYSGQFAFHVGLPAKSGVSGAVLLVVPNVMGVMCWSPPVDKFGNSVRGIRFCQELVSMFNFHNYDNLRHFLKKQDPRRQSGDDRNKSVVNLMFAAHSGDVSALRRFALSSMDMELKDYDSRTPLHIAAAEGHMDVVLFLSQSCKVNPFVKDRWGNIPRDDAMQFGHEDVVKVLEEYEQTYSLQTSQTDTENHSHQSKCSSLEG; encoded by the exons ATGATGATATCTTTCAGGACCCTACGACTGACTAACGTCGGAGTTGTTGGTTTAGTGGCGAAAGACATCGCAAAAAGCAGCTCAACATGTCAGAATGTGACGCGGAGGTCGTTCAGTTTATCTTCGCGCGTTGACGCGAGGCAAGAATTTATCGCTCGTGCATCCGCGGATCTACCTACATCGAAAAA ACACGTGAACAATAAAGGTCTGTTCTCTGGAGTAGAGGACATGCTTTTCTACACTATAACTGAAGGAGCAGAGAAAGTTCCTGTGTCTCATTTCATTGCT GCAGTGAAAAGCACCGGCCttttgacctctgaccccagattGCGCGACTGCATGGAAAAGATTCGCAAAGCTGTCCAGGAATCAGCCGGTGAAGTCATGATGGACCGTGAGCTGTTCCGAAA GTGTGTGGGTGGCAACATAGTCCTGCTGAGTCTCGCTTTCAGACGGAAGTTTATCATTCCAGAATTTGAGGCATTTGTGGGTGTCATAAATGATATTTACTACACATCAAAACTGCAACATGATGGACAG gtTGCAAAATACATTCCCCATCTGACCAAGTTCAGTCCTAATCTTTGGGGTGTTTCTCTCTGCACAGTGGATGGACAAAG ACACTCAGTGGGAGACACAAAGGTGCCGTTCTGTTTGCAGTCATGCGTGAAGCCGCTTGAATACGCCATCGCTGTACACGAGCACGGCACGGAGCGCATTCACCACTATGTAGGGAAGGAGCCCAGCGGATTCAAATTCAACAAACTCTCCCTAGATGAAGAAA ATAAACCTCATAATCCCATGGTCAATGCTGGAGCAATTGTCATCAGTTCACTTATTGAg CCAGGTGTCAACAAGGCCGAGAAGTTTGACTAT GTGATGGAGTTTGTGAAGAAAATGACAGGCAGGGAGTATGTGGGCTTCAGCAACGCAAC GTTCCAGTCCGAGAAGGAGACAGGAGACAGAAACTACGCAATAGGATACTACCTAAAAGAGAAGAAA TGTTTTCCTGTAGGGGGGGATATGATAGACGCATTGGACTTTTATTTCCAG TTGTGCGCCATAGAGGTCACGTGCGAGTCTGGCAGTGTAATGGCCGCCACACTGGCTAACGGAGGCATCTGTCCAATCACAGGAGAGAGAGTTTTGAGCACCGAAGCCGTACGAAACACGCTGAGTCTCATGCACTCCTGCGGGATGTACGACTATTCGGGACAGTTTGCTTTCCAT GTTGGATTACCTGCTAAGTCTGGTGTGTCTGGCGCTGTTCTTCTGGTGGTGCCGAACGTGATGGGTGTCATGTGTTGGTCGCCCCCTGTGGACAAATTTGGGAACAGCGTCCGTGGAATTCGCTTCTGTCAG GAACTGGTGTCTATGTTCAACTTCCACAATTATGATAATCTGAGGCACTTTCTGAAGAAGCAGGACCCTCGCAGACAGTCTGGCGATGACAGG AATAAATCAGTGGTGAATCTGATGTTTGCAGCCCACAGTGGAGATGTCTCAGCTCTGAGAAG GTTTGCCCTTTCATCTATGGATATGGAGCTGAAGGACTATGACTCTCGTACACCTCTTCACATAGCTGCCGCAGAGG GTCACATGGACGTTGTGCTATTTCTGTCACAGTCCTGCAAAGTAAACCCTTTTGTGAAAGACCG GTGGGGAAATATTCCTCGGGATGATGCCATGCAGTTCGGTCATGAGGATGTGGTGAAGGTCTTGGAGGAATATGAGCAAACctacagtctgcaaacatctcaGACTGACACAGAAAACCATAGTCATCAATCCAAATGTTCATCTCTGGAGGGATGA
- the LOC132159091 gene encoding biogenesis of lysosome-related organelles complex 1 subunit 1 — protein MLSRLLKEHQAKQNERKELQERRRREAIAAATYLTEALVDHLNVGVAQAYVNQRKLDHEVKTLQVQASQFAKQTAQWINMVENFNQALKEIGDVENWARSIEVDMRTIATGLEYVHKGPVQPTSS, from the exons ATGCTCTCTCGTTTATTAAAAGAACACCAAGCGAAACAAAACGAAAGGAAAGAATTACAAG AAAGACGAAGACGAGAGGCCATAGCAGCTGCAACATATTTAACAGAAGCCCTGGTGGATCATCTCAATGTAGG GGTGGCGCAGGCGTACGTCAACCAACGCAAGCTGGACCATGAGGTGAAGACGCTGCAGGTTCAGGCCAGTCAGTTTGCCAAGCAGACGGCCCAGTGGATCAACATGGTTGAAAACTTCAACCAGGCTTTAAAA GAAATCGGAGACGTGGAGAACTGGGCGAGAAGTATTGAGGTGGACATGCGGACGATTGCGACAGGTCTGGAGTATGTGCACAAAGGCCCGGTTCAGCCCACGTCCTCATGA